In Nonomuraea sp. NBC_00507, the following are encoded in one genomic region:
- a CDS encoding class I SAM-dependent methyltransferase, producing the protein MTEVVVVTEYDVLAEVYEWLISDAKLPPAEFAASFDDVLSLLPSNAHVLDCSCGTGQLAVGLAGRGMQVVATDASEAMVRRTAELSEEFGASVRAMRANWEELPDHFEDDTFDMVFCVGNSLHHAAGATGRGAALEAMSRLLRPGGRLVLTSRTWELVRARGSRLDISDRLVRRNGRDAVVVYRWEIAPHWEQEHHIEIAIAQVDATGLVLVRSELLSCWPYRYEELEVELHRVGLRTEVSTFDLEAENYMVVASKV; encoded by the coding sequence GTGACGGAGGTAGTGGTTGTGACGGAGTATGACGTGCTTGCCGAGGTGTATGAATGGCTTATCTCGGATGCAAAGTTGCCTCCAGCCGAGTTCGCTGCGTCGTTCGATGACGTCCTCAGTCTCCTGCCGTCGAACGCTCACGTCCTCGACTGTTCGTGCGGAACCGGACAGTTGGCGGTTGGCCTCGCCGGTCGTGGCATGCAGGTTGTTGCAACTGACGCCAGCGAAGCGATGGTTCGTCGGACTGCAGAGTTGTCTGAGGAGTTCGGGGCATCCGTCCGGGCCATGCGGGCGAACTGGGAAGAGTTGCCCGACCATTTCGAGGACGACACGTTCGACATGGTGTTCTGCGTTGGCAACTCGCTTCACCATGCCGCGGGCGCGACAGGCAGGGGTGCTGCTCTGGAGGCGATGTCACGGCTTCTGCGCCCTGGCGGGCGCTTGGTGCTCACATCCCGCACTTGGGAACTCGTGAGGGCCAGAGGTTCCCGGCTGGACATCAGTGACCGACTCGTCCGCCGGAACGGTCGCGATGCCGTCGTGGTCTACCGCTGGGAGATTGCGCCGCATTGGGAGCAGGAGCACCACATCGAGATTGCGATCGCGCAAGTTGATGCGACCGGGCTGGTTCTTGTCCGCTCGGAGCTGCTGTCCTGCTGGCCCTACCGGTACGAGGAACTCGAAGTCGAGCTGCACCGGGTCGGACTCCGGACGGAAGTGAGCACGTTCGATCTTGAGGCCGAGAACTACATGGTGGTCGCGAGCAAGGTATAG
- a CDS encoding pentapeptide repeat-containing protein, with product MNRWRWIPQAIWLLLAVIGLASLLALVWVIGPGATWVLATFDGVRPETLPGKDLAAALDAIRGRALAIATGIAALAAVYFTARNAQTARQGHITDRYTKAIEQLGSDKIDVRLGGIYALERIARDSARDHPTVMEVLAAFIRENARRPADAPQKPGGGKRGPRRWKIDREEEKEVPRVDIQAACSVLGRRLVRQDAPRARIDLTGAYLAGVRLWRAKLARADFSRAILAGADLIEADLSDASFMRTDLSEAKLDRATLTHASISDATITYADMTGADLRRAILSNVDLTGTDLRAADIRNALFIGNLTLTWASTSEIKWTEQSAWKEAVSRAREARREEEREG from the coding sequence GTGAATCGCTGGCGATGGATCCCGCAGGCCATCTGGCTCCTCCTGGCCGTCATCGGCTTAGCCTCGCTGCTGGCCTTGGTCTGGGTCATCGGCCCCGGAGCGACATGGGTCCTGGCCACCTTCGACGGCGTACGGCCAGAGACCCTTCCTGGGAAGGACTTGGCGGCCGCGCTGGACGCGATCAGAGGACGTGCTCTGGCGATCGCCACCGGGATCGCCGCGCTCGCAGCGGTGTACTTCACTGCACGCAACGCCCAGACCGCCCGCCAGGGCCACATCACCGACCGGTACACCAAGGCGATCGAGCAGCTCGGCTCCGACAAGATCGACGTCCGGTTGGGCGGTATCTACGCATTGGAGCGGATCGCCCGCGACTCTGCCCGTGACCATCCCACCGTGATGGAGGTGCTGGCGGCGTTCATCCGGGAGAACGCCCGCAGGCCTGCCGACGCCCCCCAAAAGCCCGGCGGCGGAAAGCGGGGACCTCGGCGATGGAAAATCGATCGTGAGGAGGAGAAGGAGGTGCCCCGTGTCGACATCCAAGCTGCTTGCTCGGTCCTCGGTCGCCGGCTCGTCAGGCAGGACGCCCCGCGGGCGAGGATCGACCTCACGGGTGCGTATCTGGCCGGCGTGCGCTTGTGGCGGGCGAAGCTGGCCCGCGCCGATTTTTCGAGGGCGATACTCGCTGGCGCGGATTTGATTGAAGCCGACCTCAGCGATGCGTCCTTCATGCGCACCGATCTCTCTGAGGCCAAGCTGGACCGCGCCACGCTCACCCATGCCTCCATCTCTGACGCGACCATTACCTACGCCGACATGACGGGGGCCGATCTTCGTCGCGCGATCCTGAGCAATGTCGACCTCACCGGTACCGATCTTCGCGCCGCGGACATCCGCAATGCGCTCTTCATCGGCAACCTCACGTTGACTTGGGCAAGTACCTCCGAAATCAAATGGACCGAGCAGAGTGCGTGGAAGGAGGCGGTCAGCCGGGCTCGTGAGGCGCGGCGGGAGGAGGAGCGGGAGGGATAG
- a CDS encoding recombinase family protein, with the protein MDLTPAGAADAIERRDCPKCVAPAGSACRTRGGKTATKYHTARFILVPSLREELEVPVPDDRGPGRPGRPWRQGPSIEARPETSLAAKPIRIGYARCATAQQELQSQLDALEAAQCKRIFSEKISTRVKVRPELEKALKLAHDIKLAAPDQPVILAVHELKRLARNAAELMTISATLQTGDIQLELLTGPLTGVYDPSGMGSMLFVVLAVAAQLDRNYIREKTLEGQMAAAAKGNHGGRPKVIDDDMLLFARALKDNGTPVPEIAKKLTIKTGKNAGKHPSVASLYRALAEAENTEPAGHV; encoded by the coding sequence ATGGACTTGACCCCCGCCGGCGCCGCAGATGCGATCGAACGCCGCGACTGCCCCAAATGTGTGGCACCGGCCGGCAGCGCCTGCCGTACCCGCGGCGGCAAGACCGCGACCAAGTACCACACCGCGCGTTTCATCCTCGTCCCCTCCCTCCGGGAGGAGCTCGAGGTGCCGGTGCCCGACGACCGCGGGCCCGGGCGGCCCGGGCGGCCCTGGCGGCAAGGACCATCGATTGAGGCGCGCCCCGAAACCAGCCTCGCCGCCAAGCCGATCCGGATCGGGTATGCGCGCTGCGCGACCGCGCAGCAGGAGCTGCAGAGCCAGCTGGATGCGCTGGAGGCCGCGCAGTGCAAGCGGATCTTCTCCGAGAAGATCAGCACCCGCGTCAAGGTGCGGCCCGAGCTGGAAAAGGCCCTCAAACTCGCGCATGACATCAAGCTGGCCGCGCCTGACCAGCCGGTCATCCTCGCCGTGCATGAGCTCAAGCGCCTGGCCCGCAACGCGGCCGAGCTGATGACCATCTCGGCCACCCTGCAGACCGGCGACATCCAGCTCGAACTCCTCACCGGCCCGCTCACCGGCGTCTACGACCCCAGCGGCATGGGCTCGATGCTGTTCGTCGTGCTGGCCGTGGCCGCCCAGCTCGACCGCAACTACATCCGGGAGAAGACGCTGGAGGGCCAGATGGCCGCCGCGGCCAAGGGCAACCACGGCGGACGGCCGAAGGTCATTGACGACGACATGCTGCTGTTCGCCCGCGCGCTGAAGGACAACGGCACCCCGGTGCCCGAGATCGCCAAGAAGCTGACCATCAAGACCGGCAAGAACGCGGGCAAGCACCCCTCGGTGGCGTCGCTGTACCGGGCCTTGGCCGAGGCCGAAAACACCGAACCCGCAGGCCACGTGTGA
- a CDS encoding WD40 repeat domain-containing serine/threonine protein kinase — translation MVPLTSSDPHRLGRYWLVGRLGAGGQGVVYEAYGEPGERVAIKVPRSEGAQARARLAKEASAAQRVASFCTAKVIEAQVEAAPPYIVSEYVPGLSLRQVVAESGPYEGDRLRRLAVGVATALTAIHQAGIVHRDLKPDNIILGPDGPRVIDFGVAREVGPTTSGPIMGTPNYMSPEVFDGRAVTEAADLWAWGLVVLFAARGRDAIEPGDPMAVIGRLLGFKPDVAGLPEPLGSLVAAALSGNAADRPTAREVLLRLLDDTVAGDAAEEDPLVRGGTLAGTLKGRAEPDLGAIAEELYAELTETERASVPEVFLRMIDGDTLRPVGRDELPETPAVDALLDVFAAAGIVTRTGTAYALAMPGLLRAWPRLRDWVAGNSAGLPVHRRLADAAAEWESHGRRPADLMHGSALDRTLHWAAAERKDLTLARREREYLDAASRQARRQSRRRNLVAAALAVLLVATLGGLGTAEYLRRESNRQRDDALARELALRAADLRQSDPQVAKLLSVAGWRLSPELPETRGALYDSLSQTTTSVFHDPDYTAATVLNLSQDGRVLVSVDGGTARIWDVTGKRRIGALSGVSANVSQAALAPDGHTLALLDDKEVRLWDTRTGRPLGAPIARQGRQSAGGTLSFDGSGRYLAIPWGAKAIPEWWDVAKRKQLTAPSGAALNAISRDGRFGYVVKGHDAELWDLRRGKKTPIPWLGRDKGTINQTAFSDDGKMMVTTELLNSDTETRLRVLELPSREEVMGQKGETGQEAGFVFGDAFIADWGGWDRLTFRRRSTFETAYSRVMPAFASGLRFDLPDRAVRYLDGYGAVHTEDVSMVFDPPISGGIEGGNVRLDPSTRVLAAIWDNERMEVRDTARGRSLMKPISWSGSGGSATAFSPDGRRLALAAGDTVHVVDLTGHKVSARLKLEGDRKQGAQALAFSPDGRTLAVSRYGEHDRVELWDLERGFQRAETGTGANDLAFRPDGRLLVTGNPLQLIDPAKGVTRPPAPGTGQLAGAFAFSPDGRQVAFSGPTGRLTLWDGDIRTRIAEFPAVPGSQATMLAWSPDGRTIATYEQVSRVRLWDVPSRRPLGVLFDGNQVANGTGSGWVAFSADGTKLHTAASDGTIRVHDVDERHVAATVCARAGRTLTAAEWSRHLPGVEPFTLCRSAESAVRGSISSSGLANEFERQVRMSFGAS, via the coding sequence ATGGTTCCTCTCACTTCTTCCGACCCGCACCGCCTGGGGCGTTACTGGCTGGTCGGCCGCCTCGGCGCGGGCGGCCAGGGCGTCGTCTACGAGGCGTACGGCGAGCCGGGTGAGCGGGTCGCGATCAAGGTGCCCAGGTCCGAGGGCGCGCAGGCGCGGGCCAGGCTGGCCAAGGAGGCGTCGGCGGCCCAGCGGGTGGCCTCGTTCTGCACCGCCAAGGTGATCGAGGCGCAGGTCGAGGCGGCCCCGCCGTACATCGTCAGCGAGTACGTCCCCGGCCTCAGCCTGCGGCAGGTCGTGGCCGAGTCTGGCCCCTATGAGGGCGACCGGCTGCGCCGCCTGGCCGTCGGCGTGGCGACCGCGCTGACCGCCATCCACCAGGCCGGCATCGTCCACCGCGATCTCAAGCCGGACAACATCATCCTGGGCCCCGACGGCCCCCGGGTGATCGACTTCGGTGTCGCCAGAGAGGTCGGGCCCACCACGAGCGGTCCGATCATGGGCACGCCGAACTACATGTCGCCGGAGGTGTTCGACGGGCGGGCCGTGACCGAGGCGGCCGACCTGTGGGCGTGGGGCCTGGTCGTGCTGTTCGCGGCCCGGGGGAGGGACGCGATCGAGCCCGGTGACCCGATGGCGGTCATCGGGCGGCTGCTCGGCTTCAAGCCGGACGTGGCCGGGCTGCCGGAACCGCTCGGCTCCCTCGTGGCGGCCGCCCTGTCCGGGAACGCCGCCGACCGGCCGACCGCCAGGGAGGTGCTGCTGCGCCTGCTCGACGACACCGTCGCGGGCGACGCCGCCGAGGAGGACCCGCTGGTGCGCGGTGGCACGCTGGCCGGCACGCTGAAGGGCCGGGCGGAACCGGACCTGGGCGCGATCGCCGAGGAGCTCTATGCCGAGCTCACCGAGACCGAGCGGGCCAGCGTGCCCGAGGTTTTCCTGCGGATGATCGACGGCGACACGCTCCGGCCGGTCGGCCGGGACGAGCTGCCCGAGACCCCGGCCGTCGACGCGCTGCTCGACGTGTTCGCCGCGGCGGGCATCGTCACGCGGACCGGGACGGCGTACGCGCTGGCCATGCCGGGCCTGCTGCGCGCCTGGCCCAGGCTCCGGGACTGGGTGGCGGGCAACAGCGCCGGGCTGCCCGTGCATCGCCGCCTCGCCGACGCCGCCGCCGAGTGGGAGTCGCACGGCAGGAGACCCGCCGATCTGATGCACGGCTCGGCCCTGGACCGGACGCTCCATTGGGCCGCAGCCGAGCGCAAGGACCTCACGCTGGCCAGACGCGAACGCGAATACCTCGACGCCGCCTCCCGGCAGGCCCGCAGGCAGTCCAGGCGGCGCAACCTGGTCGCGGCCGCCCTGGCCGTGCTACTGGTGGCCACACTCGGCGGGCTGGGCACGGCCGAATACCTGCGCAGGGAGTCGAACCGCCAGCGCGACGACGCGCTGGCGCGGGAGCTCGCGCTGCGAGCCGCCGACCTGCGGCAGAGCGACCCCCAGGTCGCGAAGCTGCTGAGCGTGGCCGGCTGGCGGCTGAGCCCGGAGCTGCCCGAGACCCGCGGCGCGCTCTACGATTCGCTCTCTCAGACCACGACCTCCGTCTTCCACGACCCCGACTACACGGCCGCGACCGTGCTGAACCTCAGCCAGGACGGCCGCGTGCTCGTGTCCGTGGACGGCGGGACGGCCAGGATCTGGGACGTCACCGGCAAACGGCGGATCGGCGCGCTGTCCGGGGTGAGCGCGAACGTGTCCCAAGCCGCGCTCGCCCCCGACGGGCACACCCTGGCCCTCCTCGACGACAAGGAGGTACGGCTGTGGGACACGCGCACCGGAAGACCGCTCGGCGCCCCCATCGCCCGTCAAGGCAGGCAATCGGCGGGAGGCACACTGAGCTTCGACGGCTCCGGGCGCTACCTGGCCATCCCCTGGGGGGCGAAAGCCATACCCGAATGGTGGGACGTCGCCAAGCGCAAGCAGCTCACCGCCCCCTCGGGAGCCGCGCTCAACGCGATCAGCCGGGACGGCCGCTTCGGCTACGTGGTGAAGGGCCATGACGCGGAGTTGTGGGACCTGCGCCGGGGCAAGAAGACGCCGATCCCGTGGCTCGGGCGGGACAAAGGCACCATCAACCAGACCGCCTTCAGCGACGACGGCAAGATGATGGTGACCACGGAGCTTCTGAATTCGGACACGGAGACCAGGCTCCGTGTGCTCGAGCTGCCATCCAGAGAGGAAGTGATGGGCCAGAAGGGCGAGACAGGCCAAGAGGCCGGCTTCGTCTTCGGCGACGCTTTCATCGCCGACTGGGGCGGCTGGGACCGGCTGACGTTTCGGCGGCGCTCCACCTTTGAAACGGCGTACAGCCGGGTCATGCCCGCCTTCGCCAGCGGGCTCCGCTTCGACCTCCCCGACCGGGCCGTCCGCTATCTGGACGGATACGGCGCCGTCCACACCGAGGACGTCTCGATGGTGTTCGACCCGCCGATCAGCGGCGGCATCGAAGGCGGGAACGTACGGCTGGACCCCTCCACGCGCGTGCTGGCCGCGATCTGGGACAACGAGCGGATGGAGGTCAGGGACACGGCGAGGGGCCGCTCTTTGATGAAACCGATCAGCTGGTCAGGCAGTGGCGGCAGTGCGACCGCCTTCAGTCCCGACGGACGCCGGCTCGCCCTGGCCGCCGGTGACACGGTCCACGTCGTGGATTTGACCGGGCATAAGGTGTCGGCCCGGCTCAAGCTGGAGGGCGACCGCAAGCAGGGCGCCCAGGCGCTGGCGTTCAGCCCGGACGGACGCACGCTGGCCGTGTCGCGCTACGGGGAGCACGATCGCGTCGAACTGTGGGACCTCGAACGCGGATTTCAACGAGCGGAGACCGGGACGGGCGCGAACGACCTCGCCTTCCGCCCCGACGGACGGCTGCTCGTGACCGGTAACCCGCTCCAGCTCATCGATCCGGCGAAGGGCGTCACCCGGCCTCCCGCGCCGGGCACCGGGCAGCTCGCCGGTGCCTTCGCCTTCAGCCCGGACGGCCGGCAGGTGGCATTCTCCGGGCCCACCGGCCGGCTCACCTTGTGGGACGGCGACATCAGGACCCGGATCGCCGAGTTCCCCGCGGTGCCGGGCAGCCAGGCCACCATGCTGGCCTGGTCGCCTGATGGGCGCACGATCGCGACGTACGAGCAGGTCTCGCGCGTACGTCTCTGGGACGTGCCGAGCCGGCGACCGCTGGGCGTCCTCTTCGACGGAAACCAGGTGGCGAACGGCACCGGCAGCGGGTGGGTGGCATTCTCTGCGGACGGTACGAAACTCCACACCGCCGCCTCCGACGGCACGATCCGTGTGCACGACGTGGACGAGCGGCACGTGGCCGCGACAGTGTGCGCACGCGCGGGCCGTACACTCACCGCCGCTGAATGGTCACGCCACCTGCCCGGCGTCGAGCCTTTCACGCTGTGCCGATCCGCAGAATCGGCAGTCCGCGGGTCCATATCCAGTAGTGGTTTGGCGAATGAGTTCGAGCGCCAAGTTCGCATGAGTTTCGGTGCCAGTTGA